CTGAGTTGGAAGCGATTACGATACCGTCCAGATTCTTATCATTGAACATTTCCATGTAATCTGTGGTGCCATAGCCCGGATTCATTTCCTTCATTACAGATTCCACTTCTTCTGGAACTGCACTGCAGACGGCAGCCAGCTCAGCATTAATAATGTTATAATTAATGTTAGCCGCATGTTCGCGACCTAATCTTCCAAGACCTACGATACCTAATTTTACTTTCTCCATTTTTTACCTCCGTATGGTTTGCTTTTCTCGGGACACGCTGATTTTTAAGACGCATCTCCATAAATAGTGACTTTTCTAAAAAGCCTTTTTAATCCCCTCAATCCAGCCTGCAAGTGCGGTGTCGGAGTCGGGAAGGGGCAGACATTCTGCGCTTAGTACGCCGTTGTAACCGACCTTTATCAATGCTTCGACGATCTCCTTCATTTGAATGTGTCCTTCGCCGGTGTAGCGCCTGTTACTGTCCGCTATATGAATATAGCCCAATAAATTGCCGCAGTCAAGGACAGCTTTCGCCATATCTTTATCCTCTATATTCATATGGAACGTATCCAGCAGAATTTTCGTATTGGGAAGCTGAAAGTTTCGGATGAATGAGGCAGTTTCTTCTGCGGTGTTCAGATAATTATTCTCATATCGGTTAATGGCTTCGAAAACAATTCCCACACCCTTTTCATCGGCATATTCTGCCACCATGCGTGTGGAATTGGCCAAAAGCTCCAATGAACGGGAGCGGGAGGCTTCCGAAGCGAGATTTCCGCGGATGCAGCCAATGATGACGGTTGCGTGATAGGGTGATGCTGCATCTACAAAAGACTTTAGCCTTGCTATGGCTGCCGCCCGGTTATTTTCATCCTCATGGGTCAGGGAGAGTCCTTCCTGCACGTAGGCCCTTCCTGTTGCAAAGGCGGAAATATCCATCTGATGATCACTGCAGGCAACTGCTATCTGATCCAGAGGAATTCGTGACGGATCTGACCAATGAAGCTCAAGGGAATCATATCCTAATCTGGAGGCTAGCGCGATTCTTCCTGCTGGCTCCCCTGCCATAATCACAGGCGAGGAAGGGTTAAGCTCTGCAGAAAGCGTAGCAGCAAGCTTGAACTGATCGGGAAGGCCATTCTTCTTACTCATAATATTTCCTCTCATAACGCGGAAACTTGCCCTGCAATACATCAATTACAGGACAAGTCTACTTGTGGAAGCGCAGATGGATCTGCGCTTCCCGAACCTAATCTTTCAGGCCAACAAGCTGAAGATGCCGACCGATATGGGTGATAAGCCTGCCGTAGTACCGTTCTTCGTTTTGGGAAAGAGTGCGGTACAGCTCATCTTTTAACCGGGAATCACCAAGGATAAAACCATAGGTGATATGGAGCAGCTGCCTGCTGTTGACGTCTGTCAGGTAATCGGCCAAAGCTTCATCGCCGATGGAACTGAGCTCTGCTGCTTTCGATGGATCGGCGGAAACATGATAAAATGCTCTGGCTTGTTCAAAATGGTCAAGAGCTTTTTGATGGATGCTGCGATATAGTTTTGGGTTTTTTTCTGCAATCACACCAATCGCCTCGAGCCAGTTTGTTCCTGAAGTCTTTAAATGAAGTCTTCCCGCAGTATATAATCCGATCAACGGGAAAACACTGAATTTATCGCTGCCGGAATGAATGCTAAGCTTATAGCCAAAATGATCGGCGATGGCAGCATGTTCCTTCAGCTGTTGTTCGAACTCCGAAAAGTTCCCGATATAATCGATGCCTTTTTGAAATTCTCCTATAAACCTGGGTGCGAGGCTTGTGACCTCAATTTTTAGATGATCCAGCTCCATGGCTACGAAAAGATGGCCTTGGGCTGTAGTGACTGCTTCTGTCTCGTCAATGGAAAGTTCGAAATCCACAGCATGATCTGCTTTCTGAATATAGTCGAAGAAAACCTCTTTGACAAATTCAATTGCAAGCCCATAGATCAGCACGCAGCGGATCAGTTCTTCTCTATTGAAACGATATTCTTCCAGACCGATGAGAAATTCCCTGTTCAGGTAGGTATCTCCAACTCTCTGCCTGTAATCAGCGGGGAGGTTTGCGAAAGCTTGCTCCAGCTGTTGAGATGTCATCGCTTCAATTCCTTTTCCGATTTTTTCGGAGCAGTCCAGCGTAATCATGGTATAGCCGCAGTCCAGGGCTTCTTTGATGTCATCTGTTTGTTTCAGATGATCTCCGTCAGCGCCGAAGCCGCCTTGATAACCTTCCTGAAAGACAGCGAAACTTACATCATCAAGAACCTGCGCATAAGTTCTTCCTGTCAAATCCAGTTCTCGTTTGCTTTGCTGAGCCAAAACAGGTCTTGCTGAGCTTCGCTCAAAGCAGCGGATATGACCGGGTGTTGCTATTCCAAGACGATCCCCCAGACCAAAGGTTGCAATCTTGCGAC
This genomic window from Clostridiales bacterium contains:
- a CDS encoding sugar phosphate isomerase/epimerase, which translates into the protein MMYCRASFRVMRGNIMSKKNGLPDQFKLAATLSAELNPSSPVIMAGEPAGRIALASRLGYDSLELHWSDPSRIPLDQIAVACSDHQMDISAFATGRAYVQEGLSLTHEDENNRAAAIARLKSFVDAASPYHATVIIGCIRGNLASEASRSRSLELLANSTRMVAEYADEKGVGIVFEAINRYENNYLNTAEETASFIRNFQLPNTKILLDTFHMNIEDKDMAKAVLDCGNLLGYIHIADSNRRYTGEGHIQMKEIVEALIKVGYNGVLSAECLPLPDSDTALAGWIEGIKKAF